In the Pseudomonas orientalis genome, one interval contains:
- a CDS encoding membrane dipeptidase, whose product MMKLDPSGVSKTAVIQWEAHACLPLIPGQDMSRLNRYREAGFHHVSINVGMDMTPFETVMRTIAGFRSWLAHHPEDFVLVATIDDIYHAHTYRKLAVSFDLEGSNMLLQDPAMVELFASLGVRQMLLAYNRDNSCAGGCHGAGTGLTPLGRTVVQGINTAGIIIDCSHASKRSSLEIMEISQHPAIFSHTNVKAIFDHPRTIDDEQIFACAAQGGVIGLTGLGIFLGDPSASVDTYIRQIDYLAERIGTSHIGIGLDTEFYPEHKDLPEGEEEDDWWPTEHYGQMNGHVQLQPETLGEVAHQLTRLGYSDADIQAIYGNNFMRIAEATWPGSKAVT is encoded by the coding sequence ATGATGAAGCTTGACCCATCAGGAGTCAGTAAGACCGCGGTGATTCAATGGGAGGCCCATGCGTGCTTGCCATTGATTCCCGGACAGGATATGTCCCGCCTGAACAGGTACCGAGAAGCCGGCTTCCATCATGTGTCGATCAACGTTGGCATGGACATGACCCCGTTTGAAACCGTGATGCGAACGATTGCAGGTTTTAGAAGCTGGCTGGCTCATCACCCTGAAGACTTTGTCCTGGTGGCCACCATTGACGATATCTACCATGCGCATACGTATCGAAAGCTCGCGGTCTCCTTTGATCTCGAAGGTTCAAATATGCTGCTACAGGATCCTGCGATGGTGGAACTGTTCGCAAGCTTGGGGGTTCGCCAAATGTTGCTTGCCTACAACCGCGACAACAGTTGTGCTGGCGGCTGCCATGGAGCAGGTACCGGATTGACCCCCTTGGGACGCACAGTCGTACAGGGCATTAATACCGCGGGAATTATTATTGACTGTTCGCACGCCAGCAAACGCTCAAGTCTTGAGATTATGGAAATTTCACAGCACCCCGCCATTTTCTCTCACACTAACGTTAAAGCGATTTTTGACCACCCGCGAACAATCGACGACGAACAAATATTCGCGTGTGCCGCTCAAGGTGGAGTGATCGGACTGACAGGCTTAGGCATATTCTTAGGTGACCCATCCGCTTCTGTAGACACTTACATTCGACAAATCGACTATCTGGCAGAGCGCATCGGGACAAGCCATATTGGCATAGGCTTGGATACCGAGTTTTACCCTGAGCATAAAGATTTGCCAGAAGGTGAAGAAGAGGACGACTGGTGGCCGACTGAACACTATGGCCAGATGAACGGCCATGTTCAGTTGCAGCCAGAGACACTGGGTGAGGTCGCACACCAACTAACACGCCTGGGTTATTCAGATGCGGATATCCAAGCGATCTACGGTAATAATTTCATGCGAATTGCAGAGGCAACCTGGCCAGGGTCGAAGGCTGTGACTTGA
- a CDS encoding multidrug effflux MFS transporter, translating into MEKSHFGNPSLKFATALGAIAALGPSAVDMYLPSLPEMAVDYSTSVASIQLTLTVFLLAMGLGQLLFGPVVDAFGRRRPLIAGLLLFSLSALAAGAAPTLEWLLVARFAQGIGSALTLVVIMSMVRDVTQGVQAAKLFGLLLTIQGVAPIIAPGLGGYIEAHFGWRAVMLVLAVLGALVAVNSMAVLPETLPMQKREPLNMRLAIRTYARIAKDGRFLRPALALSAVFFFLFAYVGGATFVYQKEYGLPAAQFGTLFGATGIAILIGAVVATRLVGKYGLARMATTGAFCIFAGSVMAYGAAVSGSSLYWLAAGVAIALLGLGIAETSLMTLVMSSQTTALGSTAALLGAFQLGISAFATPLTGWASSYGATAWCAFLIVCAVMVGALTYVSVREGRAEHITALNH; encoded by the coding sequence ATGGAAAAAAGTCATTTCGGCAATCCTTCATTGAAGTTTGCCACTGCCTTGGGCGCCATCGCCGCACTGGGGCCCTCAGCCGTCGATATGTATTTGCCAAGCCTGCCCGAAATGGCGGTTGATTATTCGACCAGTGTTGCCAGCATTCAGCTGACGCTCACGGTCTTTTTGTTGGCAATGGGGCTTGGGCAATTGCTGTTCGGGCCGGTAGTTGACGCCTTTGGCCGTCGACGTCCACTGATAGCAGGCTTGTTGCTGTTCAGTTTGAGTGCGCTGGCTGCAGGAGCAGCACCAACCCTTGAGTGGCTACTCGTGGCACGATTTGCCCAAGGGATAGGCAGTGCTTTGACGTTGGTAGTCATCATGAGCATGGTGCGTGACGTCACTCAGGGCGTTCAGGCAGCAAAACTTTTTGGCCTGCTGCTGACCATTCAAGGTGTTGCTCCCATCATCGCCCCGGGGTTGGGTGGTTACATTGAGGCGCATTTCGGATGGCGGGCCGTCATGCTGGTACTGGCTGTTCTCGGTGCGCTGGTGGCGGTGAATTCGATGGCCGTTTTGCCTGAAACACTACCAATGCAAAAGCGCGAGCCATTGAATATGCGACTGGCGATACGCACGTATGCGCGCATCGCAAAAGACGGTCGTTTTCTAAGGCCCGCCTTAGCGCTGTCAGCAGTGTTCTTCTTTCTCTTTGCCTATGTGGGCGGCGCTACATTTGTTTATCAGAAGGAGTACGGACTGCCTGCTGCCCAGTTCGGTACGCTGTTTGGCGCAACCGGCATCGCGATTCTCATAGGGGCAGTCGTGGCGACCAGACTGGTGGGCAAGTACGGTTTGGCCCGCATGGCAACGACAGGAGCTTTTTGCATCTTTGCAGGTTCTGTCATGGCCTACGGCGCAGCAGTATCTGGTTCTAGTTTGTACTGGCTGGCTGCCGGTGTCGCGATAGCACTGCTTGGATTGGGGATTGCAGAAACCTCACTGATGACGCTGGTGATGTCTTCGCAAACCACTGCCCTGGGTTCAACGGCTGCATTGCTCGGCGCGTTTCAGCTTGGCATCTCGGCCTTCGCCACACCGTTGACCGGTTGGGCGAGCAGCTATGGCGCCACTGCCTGGTGCGCATTCCTGATAGTCTGCGCCGTTATGGTGGGTGCGCTAACCTATGTCAGTGTGCGCGAAGGCAGAGCCGAGCACATCACCGCGTTAAATCATTGA
- a CDS encoding FCD domain-containing protein, whose amino-acid sequence MRRLDLSQAVQIYQVRISPESLIGELVTQNLTPDASTHISRVLDSMADAVQREDMSAYIILNFEFHDLLARFTTNEALYGTYSCSSN is encoded by the coding sequence GTGCGTCGGCTTGACTTGAGCCAGGCCGTCCAGATCTATCAGGTACGAATTTCGCCCGAAAGTCTGATTGGCGAATTGGTCACTCAAAATCTTACGCCTGATGCTTCTACTCATATCAGCAGAGTGCTCGATAGCATGGCTGACGCTGTCCAGCGAGAGGATATGTCGGCCTACATTATCCTGAACTTCGAGTTCCACGATCTGCTCGCCCGGTTTACGACCAATGAAGCGCTATACGGCACTTATAGTTGCTCATCCAATTGA
- a CDS encoding ornithine cyclodeaminase family protein, translated as MNIYTQAQIMSFLCPRDAAALIAEGFIAHANGRVQLPPVQSFQFPASNGDCCVKSAWMLGDEVFSVRVSAGFYDNPAKGFSSNDGLTLIFSALTGQPVALLRDGGWLTSMRTALAGQIVARAMAPSQVRGIGVVGTGDQARMQLEQLMPVTACRRLTVYGRNQQGLEQYCEFAEALGFDVAATHDAKDVATNSNLIVTATPSHEAIIANEWVNPGTHITAIGADSLGKQELDVHLVARADVIVVDSIEQCCQFGEISAAFKSGLIDKGRLVALGSVLSGHAIGRQDDTQITVADLTGLGVQDAQIAKCAMASLAH; from the coding sequence ATGAATATCTACACTCAAGCGCAAATCATGAGTTTCTTGTGCCCGAGAGACGCTGCTGCGCTGATTGCAGAAGGATTCATTGCCCATGCTAACGGACGGGTGCAGCTACCTCCGGTTCAGAGCTTTCAGTTCCCGGCCAGCAACGGTGACTGCTGCGTGAAGTCGGCTTGGATGCTAGGAGACGAGGTTTTTTCAGTCAGGGTCTCGGCGGGTTTCTACGACAATCCCGCGAAGGGTTTTTCCAGTAATGATGGGTTGACGCTGATTTTCTCGGCCTTGACGGGGCAACCCGTCGCTTTGCTTCGGGATGGCGGGTGGCTGACCTCAATGCGTACAGCGCTAGCAGGGCAAATCGTGGCGAGGGCTATGGCGCCTTCACAGGTGAGAGGCATTGGTGTGGTGGGTACTGGCGACCAGGCACGCATGCAATTGGAACAACTGATGCCCGTCACTGCCTGTCGACGCTTGACGGTTTACGGTCGTAACCAACAAGGTTTGGAACAATACTGTGAATTTGCCGAGGCTTTAGGTTTTGATGTTGCTGCCACCCACGATGCAAAGGACGTTGCGACCAACTCCAACCTGATCGTCACTGCTACCCCCTCTCACGAAGCAATCATAGCGAATGAATGGGTCAACCCTGGGACACACATCACGGCTATTGGCGCAGACAGCCTTGGCAAGCAGGAGCTGGATGTGCACCTGGTTGCACGCGCAGATGTCATTGTCGTGGACTCAATAGAGCAATGTTGCCAATTCGGTGAAATTTCAGCGGCCTTCAAATCCGGCCTGATCGACAAGGGCAGGCTTGTAGCACTCGGCAGCGTATTGAGCGGTCACGCCATCGGACGACAGGACGATACGCAGATTACCGTTGCAGACCTCACAGGCCTAGGCGTACAGGATGCTCAGATTGCGAAATGCGCTATGGCATCATTAGCGCACTAG
- a CDS encoding TetR/AcrR family transcriptional regulator produces MKVLSPSASRICDIALVHFAERGYDASSLNEIAVVAGMRKPSLYAHFKSKDDLFNAVLNLALATERHYIEEMFGSVPANDDEPGKLYTDNLSNRYESSAALRFLLRTAFFPPSELKASVTSGFEAYLDRLRERFGASLENRYPALSANEISMFQDAYIAVIDSLHVELIYCSEGTYCRRLTALWRILGDSLSLAVGNVAHE; encoded by the coding sequence ATGAAAGTGCTGAGCCCTTCGGCAAGCAGAATCTGTGATATCGCTCTGGTGCATTTCGCTGAGCGGGGATACGACGCCTCGTCGCTCAATGAAATCGCTGTCGTGGCAGGTATGCGCAAGCCCTCGTTATACGCGCACTTCAAGAGCAAGGATGATCTGTTCAACGCCGTGCTGAATCTGGCGCTGGCGACGGAGAGGCACTATATCGAAGAGATGTTTGGAAGCGTCCCGGCGAATGATGACGAGCCTGGCAAGCTGTACACGGACAATCTTTCAAACCGCTACGAGTCTTCCGCTGCTCTGCGTTTCCTGCTGCGCACGGCGTTCTTTCCGCCTTCGGAGTTAAAGGCATCGGTTACAAGTGGCTTTGAAGCCTATCTGGATCGTCTTCGCGAACGCTTTGGCGCAAGCCTTGAGAACAGGTATCCAGCACTGTCGGCGAACGAGATTTCGATGTTTCAGGATGCTTATATCGCGGTTATCGACAGTCTTCATGTCGAGTTGATTTACTGTAGTGAAGGCACCTACTGTCGGCGTCTTACCGCTTTGTGGCGCATTCTTGGTGATTCGCTGTCTCTGGCTGTGGGGAACGTGGCGCATGAGTAA
- a CDS encoding DMT family transporter produces the protein MRKSVDGAATAVMVLLCLIWGAQQVAMKAVAGDIAPIMQVAFRSGVAACLVWLIGKWIMREVWLPNIWCRSGLVVAVLFAAEFLFVAQGLRWTSASHMAVFLYTAPLFAAIGLHLRLPEERLSSLQWLGMSLAFAGIAITFLMPRDGVATQLAITDSLLGDLLGLCAGAAWGFTTVAVRTSRLSEAPATQTLFYQLAGAFLLLLPLSLLAGQSPMIFSNGAVASLVFQTLIVSVASYLIWFWMLRRYLAARLGVLAFMSPLFGVFMGHLWLGEQTSFGFLLGASLTIVGLLVVNLSKAGAQAQEKRGYLRPKNRKEKVTPS, from the coding sequence ATGAGGAAGTCAGTAGACGGAGCCGCCACGGCGGTGATGGTTCTGCTATGCCTCATATGGGGTGCCCAGCAAGTGGCGATGAAAGCGGTTGCGGGCGACATAGCCCCTATCATGCAGGTCGCCTTTCGCTCCGGAGTCGCTGCATGCCTGGTCTGGCTAATAGGAAAATGGATCATGCGGGAGGTATGGTTACCAAACATTTGGTGCCGCTCCGGGTTAGTCGTGGCCGTTTTGTTTGCCGCTGAGTTTCTATTTGTTGCGCAAGGACTACGCTGGACAAGTGCTTCGCATATGGCGGTTTTTCTTTATACCGCGCCGTTATTCGCCGCCATCGGCCTGCACCTGCGCCTGCCGGAGGAGCGTCTTAGTTCACTTCAATGGCTTGGCATGTCTTTAGCATTCGCGGGTATTGCCATCACCTTTCTCATGCCGCGTGATGGGGTCGCTACTCAGCTAGCCATCACAGACAGTCTGCTGGGCGATCTGCTGGGTTTGTGCGCAGGTGCTGCATGGGGATTTACGACGGTAGCGGTGCGTACCAGTCGCCTTAGTGAAGCGCCGGCAACCCAGACCCTGTTTTACCAACTGGCAGGTGCCTTTCTCCTTCTGTTGCCTTTAAGCCTGCTAGCGGGCCAAAGCCCAATGATTTTTTCAAACGGTGCAGTAGCCAGCCTGGTTTTCCAGACATTAATCGTGTCAGTAGCAAGCTACTTAATCTGGTTCTGGATGCTTCGTCGCTACCTCGCAGCTCGCCTTGGCGTGCTGGCTTTCATGAGTCCGCTCTTTGGCGTATTCATGGGTCATCTATGGCTTGGAGAACAGACGAGTTTCGGATTTCTGCTGGGTGCAAGCCTCACTATTGTTGGCCTGCTGGTAGTGAATCTCAGCAAGGCGGGCGCACAGGCTCAGGAGAAAAGAGGTTATCTGAGACCCAAAAATCGCAAGGAGAAGGTAACACCCTCATAG
- a CDS encoding helix-turn-helix transcriptional regulator: MNKHLDNYISSAQAIAKLLDPHAEVIIHDLASGKIAHIFNVFSQRRVGDSSLTDINDGASFDGDVSGPYRKVNFDRRQLRSVTAVLRDPDGIQIGLLCVNFDITVMSGMAEIAASFLGLENTVEKPPALFATDFQELAHSIMDEFLRARRVTLASLTSEEMVALMGEMDKGGVFALRNATNYICELLSLSRATVYKYLRRSRAGTGD, from the coding sequence GTGAATAAACATCTAGATAATTACATCAGCAGCGCCCAAGCGATTGCCAAGCTCCTGGATCCGCACGCCGAGGTTATTATTCATGACCTGGCCTCCGGAAAGATTGCACATATCTTCAATGTGTTCTCTCAGCGGCGGGTCGGCGACAGTTCATTGACTGATATCAACGATGGGGCCTCATTCGATGGAGATGTTTCGGGCCCTTATCGAAAGGTGAACTTTGATCGCCGGCAGCTAAGGTCGGTTACCGCGGTGCTCCGAGATCCTGACGGAATTCAGATCGGGCTCTTATGCGTAAATTTTGACATCACTGTCATGAGCGGGATGGCAGAAATCGCTGCATCATTTTTAGGTCTTGAAAATACAGTCGAGAAGCCTCCGGCATTGTTTGCCACAGATTTTCAAGAGTTAGCGCACTCTATTATGGATGAGTTTTTGAGGGCTCGTAGGGTGACGTTGGCGTCGCTAACTTCAGAAGAAATGGTGGCACTGATGGGTGAAATGGATAAAGGCGGCGTCTTTGCGCTCCGCAATGCAACCAATTATATCTGCGAGCTGTTATCTCTATCACGGGCTACCGTATACAAATATTTAAGACGCTCTAGAGCAGGCACTGGTGATTAG
- a CDS encoding methyl-accepting chemotaxis protein, with protein MRISGSATQLASAAEELNAVTDESARGLAQQDNEIEQAATAVNEMTSAVEEVARNAVSTSEASKNATASAGDGRDLVHETVNAIERMSGDVQSTADLIGNLAEESRDIGKVLDVIRGLADQTNLLALNAAIEAARAGEAGRGFAVVADEVRALAHRTQQSTSEIERMVGSIQGGTQKAVSSMRNSTDRAESTLNIAKGAGLALETINTAVIEINERNLVIAAAAEEQAAVAREVDRNLVNIRDLSTQSSNGAAQTSAASGELTRLAVDLNSMVSRFRL; from the coding sequence ATGCGTATTTCCGGATCCGCAACACAACTGGCTTCCGCTGCCGAGGAGCTGAACGCAGTTACCGATGAAAGCGCCCGTGGCCTTGCGCAGCAGGACAACGAAATAGAGCAAGCTGCGACTGCAGTCAACGAAATGACCAGCGCCGTCGAAGAAGTGGCGCGTAACGCAGTGAGCACTTCCGAGGCGTCAAAAAACGCGACGGCGTCAGCAGGCGATGGCCGGGATCTGGTTCACGAAACCGTCAACGCTATCGAACGCATGAGCGGGGATGTGCAAAGCACCGCCGATCTGATTGGTAATCTTGCGGAAGAGTCCCGCGACATCGGCAAGGTTTTGGACGTGATTCGTGGCTTGGCGGATCAGACCAACCTGCTGGCGCTGAACGCAGCTATCGAAGCGGCCAGGGCCGGTGAAGCCGGTCGCGGCTTCGCGGTTGTCGCCGATGAAGTACGCGCTTTGGCCCATCGCACCCAGCAGTCCACCAGCGAAATTGAACGCATGGTTGGCAGCATTCAAGGCGGTACTCAAAAAGCAGTCAGTTCAATGCGTAACAGCACTGACCGTGCTGAATCTACCCTGAACATCGCGAAAGGCGCAGGCCTGGCGCTGGAAACCATCAACACCGCAGTGATCGAGATCAACGAGCGTAACCTGGTCATCGCCGCCGCTGCGGAAGAACAGGCTGCAGTCGCCCGTGAAGTGGACCGCAACTTGGTCAACATCCGGGACCTGTCGACGCAATCTTCCAACGGCGCCGCCCAGACCAGCGCCGCCAGCGGCGAGTTGACCCGCCTGGCGGTAGACCTGAACAGCATGGTGTCGAGGTTTCGCTTGTAA
- a CDS encoding acyl-CoA dehydrogenase family protein produces MNSKNNFDDRDTRKGAPISIKAISLDDVIAEIAERRSEFNQRSHVPLDMIEKMKAVGIFRASTPKCFGGDALPPAEFLRIVERVSEADGSVGWVTAFGSANIYLAALPPATQALIYANGPDQVYAGGLYPLQPAKETENGWEVSGHWRFASGCKGANWIGVGIGGTSANGGGPTAGKPLTAVFPASEVQIFDNWNVVGMQGTGSHDLKLHQKNIQREWTFVRGSASTIDEPLYHYPSVSYQAQVHAAVNLGLARAALDLVITMSGSTKTVTGAPRLGDRAYYRSELGKAEAMLRSAQAFFYESAEAVWASLIAGNPVTVQQTNLLRLSATHAAHTGADVVMKAYRLAGTAAIFNDNRLQWIVRDSMVVTQHAFLGEATYDGAGAVFAGIEPTIPYP; encoded by the coding sequence ATGAACAGCAAAAACAATTTCGATGATCGTGACACACGTAAAGGCGCTCCAATCAGCATCAAGGCGATTTCCCTGGATGATGTGATCGCGGAGATTGCCGAGCGTCGCAGCGAGTTTAATCAACGCTCCCATGTCCCTTTAGACATGATCGAAAAAATGAAAGCAGTGGGTATCTTCCGCGCCAGTACTCCCAAATGTTTCGGTGGCGACGCGCTGCCTCCAGCCGAGTTCCTGCGCATCGTAGAGCGGGTTTCCGAAGCCGACGGTTCGGTCGGTTGGGTGACCGCGTTCGGCTCAGCCAACATCTACCTGGCGGCACTCCCCCCGGCAACCCAAGCGTTGATTTATGCCAACGGGCCAGACCAGGTCTATGCTGGCGGCCTTTACCCTCTACAACCCGCCAAAGAGACTGAAAATGGCTGGGAAGTCAGCGGGCACTGGCGGTTCGCTAGTGGGTGCAAAGGTGCCAACTGGATTGGTGTAGGCATCGGTGGCACATCGGCCAACGGTGGAGGACCGACGGCAGGCAAACCGCTGACCGCTGTGTTCCCGGCAAGCGAAGTGCAGATCTTCGACAACTGGAATGTTGTCGGAATGCAAGGGACGGGAAGCCATGACCTCAAATTGCACCAAAAGAACATCCAACGCGAGTGGACTTTCGTGCGTGGCAGTGCCTCCACAATTGACGAGCCCCTCTATCATTACCCGTCCGTTTCCTACCAGGCGCAAGTTCACGCCGCCGTTAACCTTGGGCTGGCACGTGCAGCACTGGATTTGGTGATCACAATGTCGGGCAGCACCAAGACTGTTACCGGTGCCCCGCGCTTGGGTGATCGCGCTTATTACCGCAGCGAACTGGGTAAGGCAGAGGCGATGCTGCGAAGCGCCCAGGCGTTTTTCTACGAATCCGCCGAAGCTGTATGGGCCTCGCTCATCGCCGGTAACCCGGTGACCGTGCAGCAGACTAACTTATTGCGCCTCAGCGCCACCCATGCAGCTCATACCGGAGCGGACGTAGTCATGAAGGCTTATCGATTGGCTGGGACTGCAGCCATCTTCAATGACAATCGCCTGCAATGGATCGTACGCGACTCCATGGTAGTGACACAGCATGCTTTCCTCGGCGAAGCGACGTACGACGGCGCTGGCGCGGTGTTCGCCGGCATCGAACCGACCATCCCCTATCCTTGA